In Lolium rigidum isolate FL_2022 chromosome 7, APGP_CSIRO_Lrig_0.1, whole genome shotgun sequence, the DNA window TGCTTCCTCGGTTCCATGAAAAATATCCTAGATTTATCTAGATGTATTTTATATTCAGAGAAAGTTAAATGATTTTTTTAATAAGGTGGGAGAGTACTTTCTTTTAGCGTCGGATTGTTATCCTAATAGTCTATTTTCATTAAGTTCCTATAGATCTGATGGAAATGAAAAATCATTCAACTATTCATGTCAAACAACTGATAGAAAAAGTTCATACGGATTCTGATTTCCAAAATTCTATTAAAAATCATTTCGATCGAATAAACACTAGGATTGAACATAGTTCAAGAAACTTATGTGTTTAGAAAGTAATAGTATGAAGCACATTACCAGAGGAAGCTACAAGTCACGCTGGAGTTCCATAAAAGAGAGCtctatttacttgttttattCTGAAATTGCATTTTTAGCCAAAGATCTCTAATAAACTGTACAGCAGATGGGCTTTGGGCTTTGTCAGCTCAACAAAATATCGCCTATTCCAAAGAGCCTAGCCCAGTCGAGCTTCTGCTACTGGGCCCAGTTGCGTGCGCCGCCGCGCCGTGGAATCACGCGTCAAAGCCTCCGACGACTTACTTCCACGACGGCGGCCAGCATCCCCGACCACGGCCGCCGCGTCCTACCACCACCAGTCAACCAGATTTCAAGCGGGCGGAAGGGGGAGCCATGAGGAACACGTTCTGCTTCCGCGGACGAGCGGCGAAGAGGACGCCGATGGCTGACTGGTGCGTGTTCTGCGACATCGCCGGCCGCGCCCCCGGATCCACCACTGCTCTCCTCTACTCCGTTCCGTACACCTTTCCCTGACCGTCTCCGATCTAAACGCTAACATCTCTTTGGATTTGCTTACCAACCGTGCGAACTTTTGTTCCTGTCCACAGGATGACAAGGTCGTCGCGTTCCAGGACATCAACCCGTCTGCCTTCAGGTAATTGCCGGTCTTTCCTGCGTGTTCTTGCAGTGCCATGTCACCGCCCTTGGCTTAATGGTGTTAGCATATATCACCGGATGCAGTAGTGCTTGGCCTAATGCCCGACAACTTTTTAGTAGCATATTATTCTGATTGCGTTAAGCCTGTCACTGTGCTTGGCCTAATGCCCGACAACTTAGCTGGTCTTTGTAAAATGTTACTGTATTTGATGTGATAGTAAATATATATTTCGGTGTTTGCTACTCACTGTCAGAGTGATGTATAAAATAATGGTGGCTATTAGCAACACGACTGATTGGAGAACCTAGGGAGATGGTGTGGATTGTGGAGTACCTTGCGCAAGTCATTGTTGATCAAAACTGAAATTTGTGTGATGTAGCTATTGTTAGCAAGTTGTTATCAGTTTATGCCTTAGCGTTTACATCATGTTACTGTAATTTTGAACAGATTAGTAACATAACAAGTATATTGTATATATTCTTACAATTGCAGTTCTTTGATTGTATTTGTTAGAGAACATATATACATAGTTCACAGTTAGAGATAGTATTTAATACTTATGTTCTGGTCAGTAGCATCCATCAAACATTGCAGcacccatgacatttactcaatacaaGGAATTACAGGAAATGTTCAGCTCTTTCTGCTGCCTGCCTCTTTTATAAGCCATTGACATCGCAGAGTGATTATTCTCTTGATTTCAGTCTTAGCATCCATATGATTTCAGTTCATCCATTGACTACATCAAGAACCATCGTTTATTATCAGTTTTTTACTTGAAGATCTTTATTAAGGTTGTATTGCTGTGCAACGTTTGCAGGCACTATCTTGTCATACCCATCGAGCACATACCAACTGTAAATGATCTTCGAATAACGAATGAAGATCACCAGTTAGGTGGGTGCTCATagcttgtttcttcatggatcccTGTTTTTCCTGATCTACATTCTCACTTGAGGCAACCATGATTGCTCAGTGAACTATAACAGCTATTCCTTTTTCAGTTAGTCACATGGTGAAGGTAGGAAAGGATTTACTCGATCGAGATGCTCCCAGATCTGAGGAACATAGGTATTACTAAATGAAACATATTTGTTCTGTCACGTTGTAGATCTGCACGAAAGCCTTTTCATATGCTGTTAAATTATCAGAATACTCATAAAGCATTTTTCTTGTCTGATCTCTTGTAAACTTGGGCATGTTTTGTAGGTTTGGTTTTCATCAACCGCCATTTAATAGTGTTGACCACCTTCATCTTCACTGCCTTGCACTGCCATTTATGCCCAGGTAATGAAGTTGCAGAACTCTCTGCCTTTGTTATTTTCTAGATGTGGCGTCTACATTACAAAAGATCTTTTGAGACTCCATCTCAAATTATTTGTACTCTTAATCTTTGTAGCTGGAAGCAAGTAAAATATACACCGTTGGGTCCCCTGGGGGGTTTTATTGATGCTGACAAGCTATTGGAAAGAATTAAACCACAAGCAGAAGTTCACAGTTAATACAATATTTACCAGTCATTCCTTCGTATTAACGCTCGCCTTCTTTTTTGCTTCCATTATCATTTGTGTGTAATTTGTATCACAATCACTATTGTTTGATTGCTGAAAGTTCAAAAGTCTTGTCTAAAATGGTATACAGAATTAACCTGAACAGTGATTGAAGTTTGAACAATTCTTTTGTTCTTTGGTTATGAACCGGAAAGTTGGATAGGGGTAGCACCATAACTGGCATGGAGTTAAGTAGTCCTAAGTCCTAACATTAATATGTTCAGACTGAACTGCAGTTCTCATTCACATAGTATGCGTGTGTTGTTGTGGTAAACAATAACATGGGGCATTCAAATAAGAACTCTTTTTTAACATGGGGCATTCAAATAAGAACTCTTTTTGTAAACGATGATCACTAACTCAGAAGCACAACATATGTTATTACTGCATTGACATTCACTACTTAACGTGACATGAGCATCATGAATTAACCCTGTGACTGCTGCACTGAGTTTACCATTAGCTTGTTATGTAGCAGTAGCTTTACTTTGCCGTAATTAATAGATATTGGGGTTGTGAAATTAAGCATGTTCAGGTCCAAACTGAAAAAAAAAGTTCCGTGGACATGTCGCTTGGGTATATCGTCTCCCCTCTACTTTCTGCAATGGTCTAGTTGCGCATAATCCTAACATTGCATGTTCACGTTGTGGTAACAGTTGTTGTCTTATTGTGAAGGTGTTTTATCTTGTTAAAGTACAACTATTACGAGTGATgcagtttagtttttcttctgtAGCGATGTATGTTGCCAACTGATACTGAACTCATCCTCTATGGTCTATGTCAGCCAGTGGTCTTTGTTTTTCTGGTGAGAAATTCATGACACTAGTGCACTTCATAATGACAATTAGGCAAACAGAGTGAGAGTGAGTGACAGTATGTCACTCAAAAGTCAAAATACAGTGTGCTGAGTCATTTGGTGCAAgctactgctgctgctgcttgtgtCTCTAGGATTTTGTTTCTACACGTAGTACTTTATTTTgttagaagtacaaccattcctaGCTTTCAACACTAGGACAAACCATGTTTAGTACAATGGTATGCCGGAATTCTTTCGAAACAAGGTGTCTGTATCTGACAAGAAAATTGGCAAGCTTTTGAAAGGAGCATCTATATCTTGAAGTAACTTTTGGCTGCCAAACACAAAAACTGGAATTGGAGTTGTGTATTGAGGTCCAATTGATTTCCTCCAAATAAAATGCTTGGTGCCCAACAAGGTATAAGCTAAGTTCAACAACTCAAACATTTGAAAACTTCATTAAGCTACTGTCAACtaaaaaaaaaaccctctcctgaAATCCAAGTTATTGCACTAGTTCATTCTAACCAATGGGCATATGTTAATGTGATTAGGAGTTACGTTGTAGTGTTAACACCCTGCCATGTACTTGAGTAAGTGAATAGGCTCATATTTTAAGAAAATGTATTTACCAGAAGCAACAGCTATAGGCGCCCACTGGATACCCTGCTCAGGAATGTAATGTTATAAAATGGAAGTCGCCGCTCGGCTTGGGAGGTATCAATAATGTCAACGGAATCATGAATCTTTGCAGATCAGGATCAAGGACACCATGGGACGACTTAAACTATACAAGCGTGGCATAAAAGTAACACATGAGGTTGGACCGAAATTCTTGCAGTTGCGGTACTGTGTTGCCACATTCACCTGTTGGGGGCACCCCACCGGTTTGCCGGAGCTGAAGGCCATGCCATTGCCACCCCATCAGTTCCATGGAGCAACAGCCAACTGGATATCTGGATCCACTGAAGACTTTTGAGTTTTGACAACTTGGCAAGAACAAGTCTTGTTGTCATCTAGTACAGCCTACCTGCAGTCAACCGACCAAATGTAAAAAGATAAAACTTTCACGCGAGGCTAGGAACTATCGGACCCGAACGAAATCTTTCCAAACGAATGTTTGCTGGACACTAGTGATTG includes these proteins:
- the LOC124674530 gene encoding bifunctional adenosine 5'-phosphosulfate phosphorylase/adenylylsulfatase HINT4-like, coding for MRNTFCFRGRAAKRTPMADWCVFCDIAGRAPGSTTALLYSDDKVVAFQDINPSAFRHYLVIPIEHIPTVNDLRITNEDHQLVSHMVKVGKDLLDRDAPRSEEHRFGFHQPPFNSVDHLHLHCLALPFMPSWKQVKYTPLGPLGGFIDADKLLERIKPQAEVHS